A window of Vigna unguiculata cultivar IT97K-499-35 chromosome 4, ASM411807v1, whole genome shotgun sequence contains these coding sequences:
- the LOC114182517 gene encoding GDSL esterase/lipase At5g33370-like: MAFLPNFAPFTVLSLVLLVVGVIVSRAEARPRAFFVFGDSLVDNGNNNFLATTARADAPPYGIDYGPTHRPTGRFSNGFNIPDFISQRLGSESTLPYLSPELTGDKLLVGANFASAGIGILNDTGIQFVNVIRMYRQLEYFQEYQNRVSALIGASQAKRLVNQSLVLITVGGNDFVNNYYLVPNSARSRQYPLPQYVKYLISEYQKLLQKLYDLGARRVLVTGTGPLGCVPSELAQRGRNGECAAELQQAAELFNPQLEQMLLQLNRKLGKDVFIAANTGKMHNNFVSNPQQFGFITAKVACCGQGPYNGLGLCTPLSNLCPNREQYAFWDAFHPSEKANRLIVEEIMSGSEAYMNPMNLSTILALDAITT; the protein is encoded by the exons ATGGCATTCTTGCCAAATTTTGCACCCTTCACCGTTCTTAGTTTAGTGTTGTTAGTGGTTGGAGTCATTGTGTCTAGGGCTGAAGCTAGGCCAAGAGCATTCTTTGTATTTGGAGACTCACTTGTTGATAATGGAAATAACAATTTCTTGGCTACCACTGCACGTGCTGATGCTCCTCCTTATGGCATTGATTATGGTCCTACTCACAGACCAACCGGTCGTTTTTCCAATGGCTTCAACATTCCTGACTTTATCA GTCAGCGACTTGGTTCTGAGTCTACATTGCCATATTTGAGTCCAGAGTTGACAGGTGATAAGCTCCTAGTTGGTGCCAATTTCGCTTCAGCGGGAATTGGCATACTTAATGACACTGGAATTCAGTTT GTAAACGTGATCAGAATGTATAGACAGCTAGAATATTTTCAGGAGTACCAGAACCGAGTGAGTGCTTTGATTGGAGCTTCACAGGCAAAGCGTTTAGTGAATCAATCACTAGTTCTGATTACAGTAGGTGGCAATGATTTTGTGAACAACTACTACTTGGTGCCAAATTCAGCAAGGTCTCGCCAATACCCACTTCCTCAATATGTGAAGTATCTCATCTCTGAGTACCAAAAGCTTTTGCAG AAGCTATATGATCTTGGAGCTAGGAGAGTTCTTGTGACAGGCACAGGGCCTTTGGGTTGTGTCCCTTCAGAACTGGCCCAACGTGGCAgaaatggagaatgtgctgCTGAACTACAACAAGCAGCAGAATTGTTTAACCCACAACTTGAACAAATGTTGCTACAACTCAACAGGAAACTTGGAAAGGATGTTTTCATTGCTGCAAACACAGGAAAAATGCATAACAACTTCGTTTCTAACCCCCAACAGTTTG GGTTTATTACGGCAAAAGTAGCTTGTTGTGGACAAGGACCCTACAATGGTCTTGGTTTGTGTACACCACTCTCCAATCTGTGCCCTAACAGAGAGCAGTATGCATTTTGGGATGCATTCCATCCATCCGAGAAAGCCAACAGACTTATTGTGGAGGAAATCATGTCAGGTTCTGAAGCCTACATGAACCCTATGAACCTTAGCACCATCCTGGCTTTGGATGCTATCACCACATGA